The sequence TGCAAGCAATTCAGAGAGGTCACTCACATCACAAGGCAAGGTAATCAGCTTATTCACTCCTTTATCCTTCCctagtgggttttttttctttgtttttgttttttgtattttcttagCCACGTTTGAGCAAAATGAAAGCCACCACACTTCTTTTCTTCAGAAGCAAGATTTGCCACTGgttgagttgtggacaaaaatGTGTCTTCCATTTGTTACTGTAGCTCCACCTGCTGTTCGTACATTGTCGAATGGTAGGACTCCTTCAAGCAGCAGTGAGGAAGAAGAGCAGCTGCTGATGAAGAATGCTGACTCTGCTAGTGCAAAGTCTGAGGATGTTAAGTCTGATGTGGGTGTAAACAATTTAAACTGGTACTCATAAAGTGATAATTTATTGTTCACTTACTGAATGAACATGATCTTAATTTCCCTGTatctaaatttttttttaaccatttccCAGGTTTCCACGAACAGCTCTTCCTCCCAGCAAGCATCTCTTTCATCAGGCCAGAAGGACAGTGATTGCAGGTagtgaagctttttttttgtcaatggACCTCTCCAGTATATTGTAGTTGGTTTTCACTGagataattgtgtttttatcttatcAGAACAGAAGCGCGGACTTTATCAAGTAGCATGAGTGACTTAACAAATGGACCATCACAAAAGgtattttttatcattgtaaTATACAATTCTCAtgtataaaaaatgtcattcatcCTTTACTGCATAACAAGCACGGATGTTTCTCACAATTTGCGACAATAAATGTAAGCTACTGTTTATTACATGACTGATACATGACAGCATTTTGAAtataattacagtttatttgtttttatttgttaatttactGTCTTTATACCATAAACCATATAAATaccattttgtttgtatttgtgtgggGTTTTATCCAGAGTGACAACAGAAGTCAGACGCTGCCGGTGAATTCGTCTCTGACAGAGGAGAATGTGATAGGAGACAGCGGCAGTGAAATCCAGAGTGAAAGGTCTCCAGATGGAAGTGAAGATGGAGACTCCAGCCAAAGTAAATCCAGAGATATTAactcagtatatatatatatatatatatatatatatatatatatatatatgtgtgtgtgtgtgtgtgtgtgtgtgtgtgtgtgtgtatggtgtcATTTATGATGTGATGGATAGCGTGCAGTACAAATCATGATATAGGATTAGACTTCCTTTTCTGTGGAATAGTCCTGGGCCTGGTAATTCCCATGAGCAGACAGTGCTCGTATTTGAAGCAAACCACTCTCCTTAGACCAGACAACCACTGTACCTTTGATCAAAAGTAATTGCAGAGGCTCCTGACAGAGCAGAGGGATCATGGGATAGACTTTCTCACCAAACACgccctctctcttgctctgaTTGACCACATTTATCCCAGCTCCACCCTACCTCAACTTCACTGACCAGTTTTAACTTGAGCTCCACCCTGATTTCTCTACAGCTATGTTCTGCTGCAAAGTGGAGATTGTCTGTGCAGCCTACATCATAATCACACCTAGTTAATTTTAGCTTAGTAtatcttttccttttcatgGGGCATTAACTGATGAATTGTTTGCTGAACTCAATGGTCTGTAACCTGTGCTCGCTCTCCTGAATAGAGCTCTGTCAAAAGGCAGACCACCACTCGTGCGTCACTTAGCTCTTAATGTTCTCTTTGGTatgaaaatttttttttttacaggcttTTTCCTCAGTCATCAAGATTTTGTCTTCAACATCTTTACAACTACACAAAAACTATATATTTAGCTAGTTTTTTCTAAGTTACCGTTATTGAAATGCTTGTTCTTGGCAAAATTATAGTGGGGCTTTGTCTGCTGCAATTACTGTGATACAAGTACACTGCCATTATTAACTTATCAAATGCATCTATAAAATAATGCATAATATAACCCTCTACAGTACAGTCATACAATTTGAATCGTATTAGTACGTTGTATTACACTGACTGTGGTTTTTATAACCTCTTTCAGGAAAGTTGGAGAGACTTGATGACAGCACTTCAAGCGATAATTCCCCTGTTCATTCTGGGGCAAATACACAGCCTGGCCAGAGAGCTGTGGGCTCACCAGAATACATGAAGAATAATCGGAGCTTGAAGAGACTCTGGGGAAAGTGAGTTAGGGAAAATATCGTACCTTGATACgttaacattacattaacacaGATGATCACcatttgaataatgtttgtATATATCTGTACCATCATATGGAATCATATGGTCTATATAACATATTTAATTGTGTATAAATAACATATATAGGTTTATGTGATATAGGAGagaaacaacatacagtatataatttttttgtatataaataatacatacatatataactTTTCTCCTGCCACTACATTTGCAGAGTGGAAAAAAACTATTGTGACAAAACTGTCAGAATTGTAATAAATGACCATTTGCGTTTCACTTACAAAAGAGTAATTCACAGTATTTTCCATAATCTCCTTTATCCTTATTAATGATTTAGTGAGTTTATACTAAATGTGCCAAATCTGATTACTTAACTCCGAAAATGAAAGTAGCTGCCAGCAACTTTATCCAGAGAGTTTACTCTTGTCCACACAGACTTCGAAGAACCCAGTCTGGAGGGCTCCAGGCAGGAGATCCAGATGCTGGTCAGTTTAGAAGAGGGGGACTACGTGCGACAGCAGGACCCAGACTAACCCGTACCCCTGAATCTTATGACCCTGCACGGTAAGAGTCAGTGTACCTCTACATAACTACCTGTAATATTCACTCACACTGAAAGGGTTTTGTCTCATCATTACTTTGTTGATTTGAAATTACCTGGTTtagtccccccccccctaccaTTTCCTAAATGGTCAAATTAGAAGACCCCTATGAAATACAAATTCAGTTTTGAATGTAtggtatatattttttatataggctatattttactgttgatattctaaaagaatgtttttttagaTACTTATACTGAATGACTTTAATTTGCTGATTTGTGCCATTTTCTTTCAGTGATATGAATATTCCATTCAGCCAGTGGACCAAGGAGCAGGTGTGTGGCTGGCTAGAAGACTATGGACTGGGCCAGTATGTCAATCTCACTAGACAGTGGGTTGAAAATGGGCAGACGCTGCTATCTGCCACACCTCAGGACTTTGAGAAGGTCAGAGAAAGTTGAAATCCACTTTAAACTAGAACTAAGTGATAACACATAAATTACTGATATTTAAATATTGCATCAGAGAAAAAATATTACTGATGGATAAACTGGAAATTAAAAAAGTTTTATCAAAGTAAATTAATCTGCATTGTGTGCAGGGAGACCAACAATTATGCCACAAATTTCATTGAGTAACAAAAagtcctctgtctgtctctctgtcaggaGATGGGTATGAAGAACCCTCTGCACAGGAAGAAGCTGCAGCTGGCCCTGAAGGCATTCACCACTAAAGTTATAGAGAAGTCGTCAGAGCTAGACTACATCTGGGTCACCCGTAAGACTCTTTCTACATGGAACATATTGAACTTTGCATGTCATGTTGTATCCTCTCATTTGAATCATATCTATTAATAGTGTGGCACCTCTCACGTCACAAACCAAACAAGAAAAGCAATATGtacaatgtaaatatatttgacaaaatgcaaatataGTCAGCATTCAAAACAAGGAGTgaactgtattttaaatgagCTAGAgtagaataaatatattttggcaACTGACTTCTGATAAAGCTTGTATGAGCACTAAAAGTGCTGTGAGTAGTGAAGTGAATTAATTTCAGATATTTATCTATGTAGGCTGGTTGGATGATATTGGTTTGCCTCAGTATAAAGACCAATTCCACGAGGCCCGTGTAGATGGTCGGATGATTCAGTACCTCACAGTGGTAAGACATAATCCTGCATGTATCGTAATATTTTCTATTAAAGTGGATGCctgcaaacacatttatatagatttcaaacttcatttgaaaCACACCAAATGATAACATAAATTCACATACTTACTTATACTATTACCTATATTTGCCTAAAGCTCACTGATGTTCCTTTTCTAATCTCACAGAATGACCTCTTGACTCTAAAGGTGACCAGCCAGCTTCATCATCTCAGTATTAAATGTGCCATTCATGTCCTTCATGCCAACAAGTTCAACCCTAACTGTCTTCGACGCAGGCCTGGGGAAGAGGTAAGCCAAGATGAAAGGAAGTGAATGAAAGTTGAAAAGATAGACAGTGCTAATGTCGGTTATATACATATTACAGTTATGTTACgttacatttttgtgtgtaacTTAGAGATGCCAACACTAAGAACTGATAGAAGAGTGCAACACATTCAAACAGAGGGGTGTTTTATACTCTTAGATGGTGAACAGAGGTCATAACAGCAGTTGCccacaagatggcagcaaaTACACAATCCCTCCCAATATAGAGACTTTTTCCTTTAATACATCTGTTTCCAAACCTTAAGCACTGTGTAGCTGGTGTATTTAGAAGTGGAGTTGATCAGCTGTGAGTAAGATGGAAGGGGATAGAATATGCCGattaatatttctatttctaataTTCCTCAGAAACAGCCCTCTCCTTCAGAAGTGGTGCAGTGGTCTAACCATCGTGTGATGGAGTGGCTTCGAGCAGTTGATCTTGCTGAATATGCTCCTAATCTACGGGGCAGCGGTGTTCATGGTGGTCTGATTGTGAGTAAACTGAGCTGTCTGGAAGTTATTACAAATCATTACGTGCTTATAATACATGCCTGGAGATCTACATTTGTTTTCAATACGTTCTTCCATAGATCCTGGAGCCTCGTTTCAGCTCAGAGACTTTGGCCCTGCTTTTAAATATTCCTCCACAGAAGACTTTGCTCCGCCGTCACCTCGCCACAGCCTTCTCTGCCCTTGTGGGGGCTCAGGCCACGCAGGAGAAGCGAGAGTATGGCAATGCCACAGGCCACGTTCCCCTCACTACCACAGCTAAAGTGAAGGTAAGAGCACAATCTGAGCATCAAAATTTTCTGTGGTTGTTGCAGAATAAAATCATAATGCTCTATTCATTGGTctgactttttttgtgttttcagccaAAGAAGCTGGGCTTCACACAATTCAGTCACCTCAGAAAGAGGAAACCTGATGAATCTGCGGACTATATCTGCCCAATAGACAGTGGAGCTCTGACAGTAAATGGGGTCTCACGTTTACCCTCTGCAGCACTCAGGGGCCTTAGCCCCAACTTGGACAGACATGCTGAGAGGCAGGAGCATGAGGGGATAAAAGCTCAGGCTAATGGCCTcaaagaataattaaaaaacagttGTGAACTCCACTCTATCCAGTACACTCCCCTCTCTCTCAACAAGTGACTTCATGATCAGTGGAAATCCAGAAATGTACCCAAGATGCGTCCACATAATGTCCTCAGCAGATGATGTTCATTATtgttaatgtatttttgaactACATATTGCTTAAACAATATTCTCTAAAATGGTGATGAATGGTGACattgtgtgaaatgttttgtgaaagCTGCTCTCTGCATTCCTCATACGGTTGGATTCCAAAGCTTCGGCTTTTGCTTTAAAACTATGCTTTTTACTGACCATTTTGTATCTAAACATCTGTAGAGTTAGTTAGAATATTGATGGTCTTTTCTTGTTCTATATCTGGATTTACTGTACAATATAATAATTGACTCCAGTTACTTTACGCATGGATGTTtcttattaattttctgtgtgactgacaaaaaaatcaagCCAAATAATTGATTCTTGATGGTATACTTACTCTAGGTCAGCACCTTCAAGTAAGCCTAGTTGGTACTTAAGATTTTCCGACCAGAATGTTGCCATGTTTCATAAGATTATTATGAATGCacagaaatacaataaacatcAGGTCAACAGTTAGTCTTGTTGGAAtcttttgagaagaaaaaaccCTAATTATCTGTCTTCATCAAAGCAAATGGTTTTGCTGCCATCTGGTGCTTAGATGCTTACCACTGTCTCTGAACACCATGATCACATCTAAACTTTAGCTAAATAATAGTATGCTATACTCACATGAGCAACAGATCCATGTTTAGGTTTTGAATCTTTCTAATCACAGAAAATTGTTAATATTGCTGCAGTAAAGTTCATTACAGTGTAGGGTGAGAATTTTGTGAGGGGTTTCCAAAGGACATCACTTCCTTAAGATCAATTGTGGGATCTTCAATGGTAAATGCTAGGCTGGATCAGCCGGAAGGACGAACTCTCAGACGTatggctagggttagggttagggtttaagTTAGGTTAGGGGCAACTGGTACTCTGAGAATATCCAAAAATGCACGGGTAACAAGTTTCTCTTCAAActagtttgtttgtgttagttATGGTCTTGAAAGAAAGGAGAATGGCATAAGTAGGGTAAAATAGGAGAAAAAAGGGAGGACTGTTAAAAAGCCTAAGAGAGAGGTAATCTATTATCAATATAaatgtgttgtgaatgaaagaatGTTTTGCTGTTATGGACCTCACGAGTCAAAGGTCAATACTGATGATGGTGTTTGAGAATGGctgaaaaaaggacagaaagttAGTCAGCAGGCACCACAAGAGGGTTTAGTTATACAtgcatatataaaaatatatgtacaagctcatacatatacatgtatacagacatgtacacatatataagttagggttagtgttaCACACACAATGAAGAAATATAGTGCATACAAATCTCCTGAGAGTTTCACAAATCATCCCTCTGGCTGATCCAGTCTAGCACCAACCATCTTCAATGACCAATTGATCCAAGACTGCCCACTACTGGGCAAGCATCAAAAATGCGAGAACACTTGGCATCCCACTACCGGTCAGTGGGTTTTCAGTCTGTTCCAGTCCAGGTTTTTCTACGTAGAGGAGCTTGGAAAGCTGCTTTAATGACCAGACTGAAACAGcctgttttgatttgtttggtGAATTAAGAAGAATAAAAGAATCAAACAATCAATGATCCTTTTGTTGGTGTATACTCATATACTATATTAATATGCggaatttacaaaaaaacatgaaacatgttgtGGTGCTTAAGAGCTTTGTCTGCTGATAAACTGATAGTTATAGACAGTCTTTGTCTACTGAGTGTATAATATACAGCtcaaaattacagtttttagGAACAACTATCTCACAAAAAATGGATCATAGTATGAAGTAAATAACATATCAATGCctttttgcattttatagaAAACTAAAAGACACATCTAGTTCCAGGGGAATAATCTTGATCCTTTCACTGCTCAACTGCAACAAAGTGCCATGTTGTGTTGTATTGCATTTTATAACTAACACACCTTAGTGATTTGGACAAAGAGACTAACGGTGGTGATATGGCATCTCTTGACATGCTGTAGCTCACAGGCCAAATGGAATATAACATGACATGAATGCCTTGATTAGGGCTAACTGCTTACTTGCTTTGCTTTGAACTCATGTCCGCTTCATATTTTACCACTGTATTTTAACTGTTATGTTCAGCATTACCACATgttatttacaaaatgagacCAACAGTTACATGTAGGAATATTCCATTTTACATACACTGCGTGCTATAATGAAAGTCTGAAGAAGTGACAgtttgtgtgggtgttttttcATCAATTTCAGTCCTAGTGAATCTACAAGGATTCTGCTGGCGTGTCTGGTAGTGTGGCAGACAGGGCAGCAGTCAGCTCCCCTCTGAACCCTCCTGCTGAAGCACACAGCCTCTATTAGACCAAACACAATAATTAGGGAATCTTTTACCTCTGCATATCATTAGTACCCTAACGAAGAACATCCTGATCAATGATTACAAATGACAGGTTCATAAATAAATTAGTCCTGCTCATAAGTGTGTAACACTATTCAATTGATCCATGTTAAGTGGAAATTAGTGGGATGCCGTAGTGAGGATTGAGAAAGGTTTAAATTTCTTACATTCAAAGGAGGTGAGtgtaatatatgaatattatatttgatatattgtatatatgatTAAAAGCAGCATACATGTCCTGAAAATTATGGAATAAAGTGaagttgtgtaaaaaaaaactcaaccaGCAGATGTCAGTGTGGATATGTCTTGTGCCATTAAGACTACCAGCGCTGAACCTACAGAGTTGACTCAGTGTCAAGCTGGATGTCTTTcactcattttttattattgtttaattttccTTCTTTGTACTGTTGACATTTGTCAGTCAGGGGTAAGCTGTTGTAATATTGCTATTCTGATTCACAGTGACGCTGCCTTGGCCCTTACTTGGCCATAAGAGTGTGTGGCCTTTCGAACTGCAGTACTACATTTGTAATTACACTTTCAGCCGGACAGATTGGTACATGGGTATCATGCCAACACAAAGCACATGAGAGGATGTCACATCATTAATCAAATACTGGGCTCAGTGTCATTCTCATGTGGTTCCAAATGAGAATACTGGAGTTGGGTTGTGCATTGGCTGAGTGGGTGACAGACAGTCCAGGATTATAAAAAGAATCAAATGATCTTACATGCACTTTTAAACTCCACTATGTATACAAATAGTCAGAACACAAACTATCAATCtcaaaaatacagacacacatgcataaagtCAGAACATCTTTAATATAATTCATATATAAGGTGAATTTATCAAAATCTTTTCTATTTTATACTGCTTTCTCcattcctttgtgtgtgtgtgtgtgtgtgtgtgtgtgtgtgttttttttacatgtggctttatctgtgtgtattcatgtatgTGTTAAGAGATGATGGCATTGTTTATAATAGTGCATCTTAGCTAATTTCAGTAATGTGATCCAGCCTCCACTAGCTGACAGTTTAATAGCTATTATTTGTGTCACCCTCTCTCATAACGCTTTAGCAGTAAATTGCTATGTGCAGGAGACTGTGGTATGACTGACATCTTACCTTGCAATATGATTTCTAGTGTTTTAATTAAGTGGAAGCCATTGTGACATTTATTGGTTTCCAAGTTACTTGTTAATGGCAGTATAAGAAAAAAAGTGGGAGTAAATTATTGAGGTTTACATTACATAAATAATTTGCAAACCCTTTGCTAATGATTACACATTATTCTCCCACTGTGACTGTCAATTCATTTGAAtacatcacaaataaaaacactgcatcGGTGATGCAACATAAACCTCCTCTTGGCATTGCCTGAgccatctctcttttctctccttcggtgtctcatcttctctctctctctctctctgtgtatgtgtgtgtgtgtgtgtgtgtgcgagaaagatgtttatttattctgtatCACTTTTGCGGTGAAAGTTTCCATTAAAATTATAGAGGCAGACTTTTATTCTGTTACGAAGCCTCATGTTTAAAGTGATGCCAGTTGCCAATGTGTGCTTTAAGTCATCACCCTGTCTGTTTGATCTATGGACTCACTCAGATGTCTTTAGTGGAGCgtaatcatgtttttatatgatGTCACTGGTCGTTCCTGTCATTAACTTGCCACCAGCTTGCCAGTTTGGGGAACATATTCGATGTTAGGGTGGTGCATGTGTTGCATACTCCCCATCCAGCCACTAAGGCTGTATCTGTCTCCAGCACACCAGTTTGCTCTGACAGGCCTGCCACAATGATGACTGCATCACCCAGATGCGGCAGAGCAGCTTGCGAGCCAACCCTGACACACCGTCAAAAGGAGCAGCCAGCCGTCTGCATGAGCCTTCTTCTGCCCCATCAAACCTCAGAGCCTATCTCATCCTGTACAGCCAGCCACCATTAACCaggctgtttctctctcttttcattccaTGCTGAGTGCATCCCATGTAACAGCCTTTTCTGGCTTGGATGttgttttataatatttactCAAATTCAGTGGCTATAAATTTCCTTGAATTAGATGATCTGAACTCACCACATTGAAATTGTGACAGTGGCGGTCCAAAACAAGCATGATGGGACGTGATCTGGGGAACTGAAGTGGAAGAGCTCAGTTGTGATCAGCGTCCTTGGCGCCAATGGACCTTTTGGGTAGCCAAGGCAAATCCCACCCTGTCATGCTTCGTTTCTGGACTGGCTTTTTCATTGCCTAAAAATGTGGCCAGTCCATtgacagacagaagagagatCAGTCACTGTGAgataatagaaaaatattttatggaGCCTTCCAACCCACTAAAGATTGAAAACCATGTCACCACTCTGGTCATTTAGACAACATTAAATTTGGGGATTTGTTAACAGGGGGACATAGACTACACAATAACTTactaaatataatgtaaaaatctACTTTAGACAGCTGTTACAGCTGTATTATACTGTGTCTTAAATTATCAAGCTCTGAGTTACTCTGACAGTGTTATAGAATATTACTATTACACTATTCAAATATCAGGAAGGtgcttattttttatattttactacaGAGATTCACTCACATGTGAAAAACTCCAAATACACTCACTCATAGTGAAtgcaatatttttaatttcaagtCTTAAATTTATACTTGTTTCATTCCCATCTTAGGTGATATAAACATCAGAGATACTTTGCTACAAGCAGAAACTGTAGGAGCAACTTAATATATGGTGTTGCATGTTACTTCTCTTGATGGTATTCCTTGATGGCAGGGTGGTCAGAGCATTCGCATTGTTGGGAACACTTCTGCATCTTCAGTAGGTATCTCAGGGTCACAAGCGTTTCACCCCTTAGCCTGTATGCCTCACCTGCAAAGACTAAATGAGCCTTCACCTGCAGAAAGGTTCCTACTGCGGGCTCTCATCAACCACAACCATCTTGAGCTGGTCTCAGCTGCCATGGCTATCTCCCCAGTGGGTTTCTTCAGTTGTTTGGGTTCCAAACCGAACTTCTGTAAGAAATAGTGCACTGATGTTTCTGGGAAGCCGCGGCAATGACTTCAATGGGGAATAAGGCTGCGTCCCATCCATCTTAAACAATATTCTCGAATCCAGAAAAATGCCAGGACAAATA comes from Thunnus maccoyii chromosome 1, fThuMac1.1, whole genome shotgun sequence and encodes:
- the ppfibp2a gene encoding liprin-beta-2; this translates as MASNASHMLEAALEQMDDIIAGKIGEGLFSALMRLDVQDYQSSQSTQKLTLPPPVDPTLKALQLTDALRAVLEGQESEEEQDSLRKQVSTDTAHVILKWLERGEVNLHSSGNSESYQERLSRLEGDKESLILQVSVLTDQVEAQGVKINDLESSLVEHQHKLNSTEEMLQQELLHRTSLENQKLSLMGEVSYLKLKLADMEGKQGHGAERQHKAEIVVNFISELQEQMCRFQKEINSKIQEKKASEIQADSGSPVACPTGSTEGQVSNPGPSCDRATGVTHKLEEAPDGPDGNTHSLGESSSDAEQQCHCGGESGLLKELRILKDKVEHLEDQKLQYEKKLKATKAEISSLQQLLLSKNAEIESLHTQLLARPSLSTESSEREEMYRKRLNTKYQELHRLRSGMKSLAAANDEKDRRIEELTLLLNQCKQFREVTHITRQAPPAVRTLSNGRTPSSSSEEEEQLLMKNADSASAKSEDVKSDVSTNSSSSQQASLSSGQKDSDCRTEARTLSSSMSDLTNGPSQKSDNRSQTLPVNSSLTEENVIGDSGSEIQSERSPDGSEDGDSSQRKLERLDDSTSSDNSPVHSGANTQPGQRAVGSPEYMKNNRSLKRLWGKLRRTQSGGLQAGDPDAGQFRRGGLRATAGPRLTRTPESYDPARDMNIPFSQWTKEQVCGWLEDYGLGQYVNLTRQWVENGQTLLSATPQDFEKEMGMKNPLHRKKLQLALKAFTTKVIEKSSELDYIWVTRWLDDIGLPQYKDQFHEARVDGRMIQYLTVNDLLTLKVTSQLHHLSIKCAIHVLHANKFNPNCLRRRPGEEKQPSPSEVVQWSNHRVMEWLRAVDLAEYAPNLRGSGVHGGLIILEPRFSSETLALLLNIPPQKTLLRRHLATAFSALVGAQATQEKREYGNATGHVPLTTTAKVKPKKLGFTQFSHLRKRKPDESADYICPIDSGALTVNGVSRLPSAALRGLSPNLDRHAERQEHEGIKAQANGLKE